The [Clostridium] celerecrescens 18A genomic sequence CAGGGCAAATGCCAATAAATTAATGGCCCGGTTTTTGAAAAGTGTAAGCTTAGAGACAGATTTAAATTTATGTTCCATTAAAGGAGGTTCCAAGCACAACGCCATCGCCCGTGATGCACGAGCTGTTGTGTGTGTAAATTTAGAAGCTGTCCCAATGCTGAAAGAGAAGATCTCCAGTTTGGAACAAATATTCAGGGATGAATTCAAAGTTGCAGATCCGGATATAAAAGTCGAACTAAATCCTGTAGAAAATATGCCGAAGCGAATCATGTCGAAAGATACAAGGGATAACATCATTAATTTTATGTACCTGATTCCAAACGGAGTCCAGAGCGTTAGCATGGATATTGAGGGCCTTGTAGAGAGCTCCCTTAATCTGGGAGTAGTTGAGACCGGGGAAGAAAGCATTGAAATCATCAGTTCGATCAGAAGCTCTGTGGGAACGATAAAGGATAATATTTTCCATACCGTAGCTGCCATTGCCGAACTTACAAACGGAAAGGTGACTGCTGAATCGGATTACCCGGAATGGAAATATAATCCTGATTCAAAGGTTAGAGTGCTGTTTATAGAATTATACGAGAAATTATTTGGCGAAAAACCGCTGATAAGCGCAATTCATGCCGGATTAGAATGCGCAATTTTTGATAAAAAGTTTGAAGGAAAGATGGATATGATATCTGTTGGACCGACAATCGTTGGGGTACATACAGCAGAAGAGCATTTAAGCATCCCATCCACCCAGAGGACATGGAAATACTTGACAGAAGTGTTGAAAGCCCTCAAATAGCAGCAGGAATACCGCTGATAATTTATATTTTAATTTGTGTCAATGATTGATCAAACTATAATGAATATAAGGGAGTACTATGTATGAATCAGAAATTATCT encodes the following:
- a CDS encoding aminoacyl-histidine dipeptidase, giving the protein MGNSAMENMEPVEVFHYFEEINSIPRGSGNEKRISDYLVSFAKEHNLEVIQDKALNVIIRKPGTKGYEDSPGVVIQGHMDMVCEKRPDVMHDFLTDPIQMKIVGDMLYANGTTLGGDDGIAVAMGLAVLASDTLEHPPVELLVTTSEETGMDGAHALDPKNILGKTLINIDSEEEGILTVSCAGGCSSKINIPITWEDADSSRAAYIIDISGLKGGHSGVEIHTGRANANKLMARFLKSVSLETDLNLCSIKGGSKHNAIARDARAVVCVNLEAVPMLKEKISSLEQIFRDEFKVADPDIKVELNPVENMPKRIMSKDTRDNIINFMYLIPNGVQSVSMDIEGLVESSLNLGVVETGEESIEIISSIRSSVGTIKDNIFHTVAAIAELTNGKVTAESDYPEWKYNPDSKVRVLFIELYEKLFGEKPLISAIHAGLECAIFDKKFEGKMDMISVGPTIVGVHTAEEHLSIPSTQRTWKYLTEVLKALK